The sequence CGCGGACGGCGGCGCGGCCGACGGCCCGAGCGCGGCCCCCTCGGTCAGCGACGACGGCCGGTTCGTGGCCTTCGCCTCGGACGCCGCCGACCTCGTCGCCGGCGACGCCAACCGGGTGCGCGACGTGTTCGTCAGGGACCGGGTGGCGGGCAAGACCGTCCTCGTCAGCGCGGACGCGGCGGGCGGCCCCGCCGACGGGCCGAGCGGCCAGCCGGCGATCTCCGGCGACGGGCGGTACGTGGCCTTCGCCTCGGCGGCGTCGGACCTCGTGCCCGGCGACGGCAACGGCGTGGCCGACGTGTTCCTGCGCGACCTCGCCGCCGGCACCACCGTCCGGGTGAGCGTCGACCGGTCCGGCGGCGACGCCGACGGCGCCAGCCGCGATCCCGCCGTCGACGACACCGGCCGGGTGGTCGCGTTCGCGTCCGACGCCGGCGACCTCGTGCGCGGCGACGGCAACGGCCTGGCCGACGTGTTCGTGCGCGACCTCGCCGCCGGCCGCACCGAGCGGGTCAGCGTCGACGTGGGCGGCGACGACGCCGGCGGCGCGTCGTCCTCGCCGTCGTTGTCCGACGACGGCCGGCGCGTCGAGTTCGAGTCCTTCGCCGCCGACCTCGTGCCCGACGACGGCGGCCACGCCCTCGCCGTGTTCGTCCGCGACCGGCCGGCCGGCCGCACGGTGAAGGCCAGCGTCACCCCCGGCGGCGGCCAGGCGGCGTGGAGCACCGGGATGCTGAGCGGCGACGGCCGGTGGGTGGTGTTCGCCGCCGTCGAGCCGGTCGCCCCCGGCGGGCTCGGGCCCGGCCGCCTCTACCGGCGAGACCTGGCCGGCGACGACAGCGTCGCCCTCGACCTCGACCTGTCCGGCGGACCGCCCCAGCGCTCGTCGTCGTCCCGCTCCCCGTCGGTGAGCGACGACGGCCGCTTCGTCGCCTTCGCCACCGACGCCGCCGACCTCGTGCCCGAGGACCACGACATGGTGTCCGACGTGGTCGTGCGGGACGCCGAGCGGGGGACGACGGCCGAGGTGTCGACCGGCTCGGGCCCGGCGTCGGGGCCGGCCATCTCGGGCGACG is a genomic window of Acidimicrobiales bacterium containing:
- a CDS encoding Calx-beta domain-containing protein yields the protein ADGGAADGPSAAPSVSDDGRFVAFASDAADLVAGDANRVRDVFVRDRVAGKTVLVSADAAGGPADGPSGQPAISGDGRYVAFASAASDLVPGDGNGVADVFLRDLAAGTTVRVSVDRSGGDADGASRDPAVDDTGRVVAFASDAGDLVRGDGNGLADVFVRDLAAGRTERVSVDVGGDDAGGASSSPSLSDDGRRVEFESFAADLVPDDGGHALAVFVRDRPAGRTVKASVTPGGGQAAWSTGMLSGDGRWVVFAAVEPVAPGGLGPGRLYRRDLAGDDSVALDLDLSGGPPQRSSSSRSPSVSDDGRFVAFATDAADLVPEDHDMVSDVVVRDAERGTTAEVSTGSGPASGPAISGDGSVVAFVSAAGDVVPGDGNGEPDVFARPRPRPGPVPPPVVGVGDVTVAEGDEGRGTAWAALTLSRAAAADVRVAWTTADGTAVAPADYASASGVVVIEAGSTVALVPVAVAPDTEVEPDERLSLRITGVEGPATAGRRTATVTIGDDDPPGPIALTVGDATVVEGDDGSTQATFTVRLSRPAAGDVVIGYATGRGSATATFDPDPSARGDYVGYRAGQATAIPAGEVETTIGVVVLGDLDPEGDESFGLAVEVLEGGATVADGLGIGTVVDDDGAAPAA